In Felis catus isolate Fca126 chromosome A3, F.catus_Fca126_mat1.0, whole genome shotgun sequence, a single genomic region encodes these proteins:
- the ID1 gene encoding DNA-binding protein inhibitor ID-1 encodes MKVATGSAAAAAGPSCALKAGKTAGGAGEVVRCLSEQSVAISRCAGGAGARLPALLDEQQVNVLLYDMNGCYSRLKELVPTLPQNRKVSRVEILQHVIDYIWDLELELNSESQVGTPGGRGLPARAPLSTLNGEISALAAEAACVPADDRILCR; translated from the exons ATGAAGGTCGCCACTGGCagcgccgcggccgccgcggGCCCCAGCTGCGCGCTGAAGGCCGGCAAGACCGCAGGCGGCGCGGGCGAGGTGGTGCGCTGTCTGTCCGAGCAGAGCGTGGCCATCTCGCGCTGCGCGGGGGGCGCCGGGGCGCGCCTGCCTGCCCTGCTCGACGAGCAGCAGGTGAATGTGCTGCTCTACGACATGAACGGCTGCTACTCGCGCCTCAAGGAGCTggtgcccaccctcccccagaaCCGTAAGGTGAGCCGGGTGGAGATCCTCCAGCACGTCATCGACTACATCTGGGACCTGGAGTTGGAGCTGAACTCGGAATCCCAAGTCGGGACCCCCGGGGGCCGGGGGCTCCCCGCCCGGGCTCCGCTGAGCACCCTCAACGGCGAGATCAGCGCTCTGGCGGCCGAG GCGGCTTGTGTTCCAGCGGACGATCGCATTTTGTGTCGCTGA